Proteins from a genomic interval of Lycium ferocissimum isolate CSIRO_LF1 chromosome 2, AGI_CSIRO_Lferr_CH_V1, whole genome shotgun sequence:
- the LOC132045339 gene encoding heat stress transcription factor B-2a-like, producing MATDAIPAPADDRNISRKIGRSSRTKCPAPFLSKTYDLLEEQEEDNNYYKGQNKVVSWNVEGSGFVVWCPAEFSELMLPKYFKHNNFSSFIRQLNTYGFKKVASKRWEFQHEKFQKGCRHLLAEITRKKCEPSAFPTYLNPCEKRTLLARSEENTTRQMLMEENQNLKKERMELQMQIAHFKTLEMKLLQCLSQCVENPHTKTRKLF from the exons ATGGCCACAGATGCTATTCCGGCACCGGCAGATGACCGGAATATTAGCCGGAAAATTGGACGGTCATCGAGGACGAAGTGCCCCGCCCCGTTCTTGTCGAAAACTTATGATCTTTTAGAGGAGCAAGAAGAagataataattattataagggGCAAAATAAGGTTGTTTCATGGAATGTTGAGGGAAGTGGATTTGTTGTGTGGTGTCCAGCTGAGTTTTCTGAGCTTATGTTACCTAAATATTTCAAGCACAACAATTTCTCCAGTTTCATCAGACAACTTAATACCTAT GGATTCAAGAAAGTAGCATCAAAACGGTGGGAATTTCAGCATGAAAAGTTCCAAAAAGGGTGCAGGCATTTGCTAGCAGAAATAACAAGGAAGAAATGTGAACCAAGTGCCTTCCCTACATACTTAAATCCTTGTGAAAAGAGAACATTATTAGCTAGAAGTGAAGAGAATACAACAAGGCAGATGCTTATGGAAGAGAACCAAAACTTGAAAAAGGAAAGGATGGAATTGCAAATGCAAATTGCTCATTTCAAAACATTGGAAATGAAGTTGCTGCAATGCCTTTCTCAATGTGTGGAAAATCCACATACTAAAACTAGAAAGTTGTTTTAG